GGCACCTTCTTCTTCCGGTTCATTCGATCGGAAATCCACCCTGCCAAAATACGGCGACGTGAGTAGCTTGCGCATCTTCTGCAGCCTGGCAGCCGTCTTCTCACCCGTATCAATGGACAAGGAAATATCAACCCGGTTGGCTGCCCGTTCCGCCGCATCCAATTGGGCCATGTTGACCCACAGGTACTTCTTGGCTTCAATGATATCCCTGTAAGAATCAGACACCTTCCCCTCTAATTCCTTCGATGCCCGATGAAGCTCCTTTACTACAAACTCTAGATATTCCCGCTCTGCGCTTTCGCTTGGATTCAGCATTAGGAACCTCCCCCTCTTTGCTAAAGAATAGCTTTAAGTATAGGGGTTTCCCGAAAAAAATATAGACTTATACTTTCCGTTGTAGTATTGTGTATTTATCGTGGGTCCAAAAACACCTAAACGATTTACATCAACCATAATGTCATGACATAGATAAAAAACCAGGCTGCATGCTCATGCAAGCCTGGTTTTTTTCATGCCTCTTACCGCTCGTTTTTGGTTTGGTACAGATACAGCGTAAGTGGAACGAAAATAGCGATAATCACTACGCAGACCCCGATTCCTGTCATGATCACAGGCATGGTTGACGTGCCGTTCATCAGTCCCCTGACCGTGGCTGCCGCCATGCTGATCGGATTCAGGTCGATGAGAATGCCCGTCCATTTCGGCATCGTCGACGAATCCACCAGAATGTTGCTGGCGAACAGCAGCGGGTATATCGCGATCATGCTCGACCCCGATACCGTCTCCGGCCGTTTGGCCACGACGCCGATCAGCGCAAATATCCAGCTGACACCGAATGCAAAGAACAGGATGAAGGCAATGGCAAGTGCCATTTGGATGACGCTGCCCTCGGGTCGGAAGCCCAGCGCAAGCCCCGTGCCCAGGGCTACGATTACGCCGATTGTATAGCGCACACCATCCGTCAGGATGGAGCCAAGCACCGAGGCCGGCTGCCAAAAGGGCAGCGTTCGAAATCGATTATATACCCCTTTGGTAATATCCGAGCATATCGTGGTTCCGCTATACACCGTCATAGGCACGACCGTCAGGATCAGAATGCCGGGCAATAGGAATTGAATATAAGCCCCGGTTGACCCGGCCATAGCGCCGCCGAACAAGTAACTAAATATAAACAGCAGCAGAACCGGCGACAGAACCGCGTCCATCACCAGACCAAACCCGTTGTGCTTCGTATGCTGCCAAGTTCTCCACATAAAGATTCGGATCGCCGTCAGGGCATGGGGAGGATCGGTATCGGCTTGGCGAACAGGCAGCACGCCGTCCTTATTCGCTGTATGATGGCTTACACTCATGGCGTGCCTCCCTTCGACTTCGCGCGGGTCAGTGACAGAAAGACCTCATCCAGACTCGGTTCGCTTAAGGCGAAATATTCAATAGCGAACCCGTTCTTCATCAGTGTATGAAGGGCCTGATTCGCAGCACTTGCATCCTTCACCGGAATTTTATGTACCAAGGGATGATCGTCCTGCAATAAGGTCAACGCGTGTTCCTCATTTAACAAAGTACCCAGCTTGTGCTGGTCGGCCGGTTCGTTGAATTGAATGGTTAACGTTCTGTTGCCAACGGAAGCCTTCAATTGCCGGGGCGTCCCTTCCGCAATCAGGCTCCCCTTATCCATCACGGCAATCCGGTCCGCCAACTGATCGGCTTCTTCCAGATATTGCGTCGTCAGCAGCACGGTGGTGCCCCGTTTCAAAAGCGACCTTACAACCTCCCACACTTGAATGCGGCTTTGCGGATCGAGGCCCGTTGTCGGCTCATCCAGAAAAATAACGTCGGGTTTCGTAACGATACTGGCGGCAATATCCAGCCGCCTCCGCATCCCGCCAGAGTAATGCAACAGCGCGCGGTCCTTTGCTTCGCTGAGTCCAAAGGATTCGATCAGCTCCTCGCTTACGGATCGAGCCGATTTCGCCGAATAACCGTAAAGCCTTGAAACCAACATTAAATTCTGAAGACCGGAGAGTCCCTCATCCAGTGCTGCAAACTGGCCTGTCAGGCTGATCTTTCTTCGAACGTGCCGGGCATTGCTTGCGACATCATACCCGGCCACGCAGGCGAATCCCCCATCCGGCTTAACCAGGGTGGATAACATATGAATGGTGGTTGTTTTTCCGGCGCCGTTCGGACCCAACAAGGCAAACAGCTCTCCTTGCTCCACTCGCAGATCCATTCCTTGAACGACCCCAATGCCGTTATAAGATTTGCGAAGCTCTTTCGTTTCAATGGCGTAAGGCAAGTTTCACAACTCCTCCTCTTCCTATACAAATCGACCTCTAGATTGCCATGCTGCTTGCCCTTAAAAATCGTCCTTATGATCACGGACCCAATCAGCAAGCGTGGCTGCCGGCCGCCCTGTGACCTGCGCTACCGTCGGTAATACCGTATAACCGATCTCGGGCGGATTTTTTCCCATTTGCACAAAAAATTCAATCGACTCCTCGTCATAGCCTTGCTCTCTCCATTTCGCTCTCGCCTGTTCCTCGGTCAGTTCCACAAAGCGGATGTCCCTGCCTGTTACCTCGCTTATAATCCGAACCGCTTCGAATCGCGAGAGGGCTTCCGGTCCCGTAAGGAAATATTCTTGTCCATGGTGACCTTCCTCAAGAAGTGCGGCGACGGCAACGCGAGCGATATCGGCTTCGTGGATTCTCGCACTCAGCGCATGGCCGAACGGCTCACGAACGACTCCTTCGTGGCGGATCGATTCCTGCCAATCCACCAGAATATTCGCCATAAACTCGCATGGCTTGAGCAAAGTCCACTCCATTCCGCTGTCTCGAAGTGCAGCTTCCACAGGCCCTTCTTCATAGCCCACCAATACCGTTACCCGCTGTATGCCAGCCTTCTCGGCAAGCTCAATAATCCGCGGATCCGTCTGCAGGGTCCCATACGCTTCATCACTGGAAATGATCAAATGCATGGCCCTCACGCCTTGCATGGCGGGGATCAGGCTATCCGGGTCATTGAGATTCCCGGCTACCACCTGTACACCCTCCGGCAGATTCGCTTGCTGCGGATTGCGTGATATCGCTCTCACTTCTATGCCTCGCTGCACAAGCTTCTGCACGATATGCTTTCCAACAGTTCCTGTAGCTCCTGTTACCAAAATAGTCATATGAAACTTCCTCCTCGAGTTTTAATCTAACGGTTCATATTCATTCATTGTTCATGGTTCATTGTTCATGGTCCATCATTCATAACGTTTACGGATTTCCTCCAGCTCCTGCAGCAGTTCGTCCTTCAATTCCGGCGGAGAGATGATCTCCACCTTTGCACCGTAGCTTAAAATCACCGAGATGGCATAGGCTTTGGTATAGAACACCGTTCGGACATCTAGGAATCCCTCCCCGGAGATGAAAGCCTCCGGAAATTGCTCGGTCACCCTCGGTCCGGCGGATGAATCGAAACGGAGATGAGCCTGTATCCCCTGCACCGCCTCCTGATCCTCCCGCACCAGGTTTCCTCTTGGGATGAACGTGTCGGTGGATATTTCAAGACTGAATATGCGCGATACTCTGAAGATTCGTTTCCCCTGCTTTAACAAGCAGTAGGCCTCCAAATACCACACGCCTTGTTCCCAGTACAGCTGCAGCGGCTCCACTTGCCGCTCCGAGCGGCTGCCGGATGTACTCGTATAGTGAAGGGTCATCAGGTTCGAGCGTTCAATGGCATTTAGAATGGGTCGTACCCATGCCCGCTCATGCTCCGACGTGCTCATATCGAATAGAATTTGTTCATGACATCCTCCGTTCAACAGGGCAGGCTGCAGGGTTCCAAGCTTATTCAGGATGGAAGTGTATCTCCCCTTCACAGTCCCTTCGACGCCCTTCAA
This Paenibacillus sp. JZ16 DNA region includes the following protein-coding sequences:
- a CDS encoding NAD(P)H-binding protein; this translates as MTILVTGATGTVGKHIVQKLVQRGIEVRAISRNPQQANLPEGVQVVAGNLNDPDSLIPAMQGVRAMHLIISSDEAYGTLQTDPRIIELAEKAGIQRVTVLVGYEEGPVEAALRDSGMEWTLLKPCEFMANILVDWQESIRHEGVVREPFGHALSARIHEADIARVAVAALLEEGHHGQEYFLTGPEALSRFEAVRIISEVTGRDIRFVELTEEQARAKWREQGYDEESIEFFVQMGKNPPEIGYTVLPTVAQVTGRPAATLADWVRDHKDDF
- a CDS encoding ATP-binding cassette domain-containing protein — protein: MPYAIETKELRKSYNGIGVVQGMDLRVEQGELFALLGPNGAGKTTTIHMLSTLVKPDGGFACVAGYDVASNARHVRRKISLTGQFAALDEGLSGLQNLMLVSRLYGYSAKSARSVSEELIESFGLSEAKDRALLHYSGGMRRRLDIAASIVTKPDVIFLDEPTTGLDPQSRIQVWEVVRSLLKRGTTVLLTTQYLEEADQLADRIAVMDKGSLIAEGTPRQLKASVGNRTLTIQFNEPADQHKLGTLLNEEHALTLLQDDHPLVHKIPVKDASAANQALHTLMKNGFAIEYFALSEPSLDEVFLSLTRAKSKGGTP
- a CDS encoding helix-turn-helix transcriptional regulator, with the translated sequence MKLDRLLGITMELLTKQRVTATALAARYEVSVRTIYRDVDLINQAGIPVASYPGADGGFELMNGFYLTRQHFSVDDFLAIYNLLKGVEGTVKGRYTSILNKLGTLQPALLNGGCHEQILFDMSTSEHERAWVRPILNAIERSNLMTLHYTSTSGSRSERQVEPLQLYWEQGVWYLEAYCLLKQGKRIFRVSRIFSLEISTDTFIPRGNLVREDQEAVQGIQAHLRFDSSAGPRVTEQFPEAFISGEGFLDVRTVFYTKAYAISVILSYGAKVEIISPPELKDELLQELEEIRKRYE
- a CDS encoding ABC transporter permease, which translates into the protein MSVSHHTANKDGVLPVRQADTDPPHALTAIRIFMWRTWQHTKHNGFGLVMDAVLSPVLLLFIFSYLFGGAMAGSTGAYIQFLLPGILILTVVPMTVYSGTTICSDITKGVYNRFRTLPFWQPASVLGSILTDGVRYTIGVIVALGTGLALGFRPEGSVIQMALAIAFILFFAFGVSWIFALIGVVAKRPETVSGSSMIAIYPLLFASNILVDSSTMPKWTGILIDLNPISMAAATVRGLMNGTSTMPVIMTGIGVCVVIIAIFVPLTLYLYQTKNER